The window CACGGTCATAGAGGCCATAGCCAGGCTTTCCTGTTTCGCCCCAGATCATGCGGCCATGGTCAGGACGGATTGGACCTTCATAGTTGAAATCAGCCATTGCACGGATAACTTCATACATATCGATTGAACCGTAAACAGATGGGTGTGCAGATTCTTCGAATGAGAATCCACCTGTCAGCTTAACGTTACGGGCATGAACAAAGTTCACGCGGCCTTTTTGGCCAAAGTAACGAAGCATTTCAGGGAAATCATTGTCAGGGTGTGAACCAAGGGATCCACTGCACATTGTCAAACCGTTGTACGGGCTGTCGTAAAGATTGATGAAACGCTCAAGATTTTCTTTTTTGGTAATGATACGTGGCAAGCCAAAGATGTCGAATGGAGGATCATCCGGGTGGATGGCCATTTTCACGCCAGCTTCTTCTGCAACAGGAATGATTTCCTTAATGAAATACTCAAGGTTTTCCCAAAGCTTTTCATGATCGACCTTGCTGTAGTGGTCAAACAATACTTGCAAATCTTCTTTTTTGTAGCTTGAATCCCAGCCTGGCAGGGAAAGTTCGCCTGTTAGCGGGTCCATCTTCTTGGCAACTTCTTCTTCGAAAATAAGAGCTGTTGAACCATCTGGAAGACGGTAATCAAGATCCGTACGTGTCCAGTCAAAGATTGGCATGAAGTTGTAGCAAACTACCGGAATGCCAGCTTTACCTAGATTGCGAAGAGTTTCTTTATAATTTTCAATGTACTTGTCGCGTGTAGGAAGACCGATTTTGATGTCTTCGTGAACAGGAACACTCTCAATAACAGAGATTTCAAGACCTGCGTCTTCTACAGACTTTTTCAATTCCTCGATTTTATCCATTGGCCATGCTTCGCCAACCGGGATATCATAAATCGCAGTTACGATGCCTTTCATTCCAGGGATTTGGCGGATGTACTCCAAAGAGATACTGTCAGTTTTGCCATACCAGCGAAA is drawn from Bacillus sp. FJAT-18017 and contains these coding sequences:
- the uxuA gene encoding mannonate dehydratase; protein product: MQMSFRWYGKTDSISLEYIRQIPGMKGIVTAIYDIPVGEAWPMDKIEELKKSVEDAGLEISVIESVPVHEDIKIGLPTRDKYIENYKETLRNLGKAGIPVVCYNFMPIFDWTRTDLDYRLPDGSTALIFEEEVAKKMDPLTGELSLPGWDSSYKKEDLQVLFDHYSKVDHEKLWENLEYFIKEIIPVAEEAGVKMAIHPDDPPFDIFGLPRIITKKENLERFINLYDSPYNGLTMCSGSLGSHPDNDFPEMLRYFGQKGRVNFVHARNVKLTGGFSFEESAHPSVYGSIDMYEVIRAMADFNYEGPIRPDHGRMIWGETGKPGYGLYDRALGATYLYGLWEAEQKSRKNK